The Poecilia reticulata strain Guanapo unplaced genomic scaffold, Guppy_female_1.0+MT scaffold_875, whole genome shotgun sequence genome includes the window TCCAAAACTGGAAGAGACAAACGtctaaaattaaactgaagttATCTTTGGATCCAAGGAGGAACAATCTAGGTTCAGCACACAGCTTCATTTATTACAGCTAAAAACTGACAATCTGGTCTGATATCTGGGCGTAGTGATAGACTCAGACCTGaacttcagagccacataaagacagttacaaagtcggccttctgtcacctgaagaacatttgcAGGACTAAAGGCCTAATGTTCCAGTTGATGTGTacttgcttgatgattttgatggcatttgataaaatgtaatgttttttgcttatttcataaTTTGTTACTGGgctatgtttttatggtgtaaagcactttcaactgccttgtttctgaaatgtgcaacacaaaCAGACTTAAAGTCTAGCCATTGTAACTGAGGAAGGTTGTTCTATGATTTCTTTGCTaaagaaactaaacacaaatgTGCACCTACACTTTTCTGGGTTgtaacaaaaactttaaaaaccatGAATCATTTCTCAACCACTgcatgcactactttgtgttggtctgtcagagtaaatcccaacaaaataaactgaagttggTGGTCTTAATGTGACAAGATTGTTCCACACTTAAAAGCTCTTCCTCTTAACTAAACCTCATGAAGAGGCAAACTAACCGCCTGGTGACAGCCGAAGAGAGGAGGAGCACTCACATGATGAAGATGGTGGTGGCGATGAGTGAGGCGGTGAAGAATCCTCGGTGACAGTCTGCGTTCTTCCTCTGCCTCTGATGCATCTCACCACCGCAGTTGTCGCAGCATCGACACATGCAGAAGCAGGTGGCGATGATTGGCGTGAGGACCACGAACACGATTCCAAAGATGGCGCAGATCAGGAATCCTGACTCATAGTGGATCCACTGCAAAGGAACAAGATGGTTCATCAGAGCACGGTCAGACTGAGGCTTAGGGTGAAATCTGAGGGAGTAAAAGGTTTTACCTGTAGCAACAGGACAACGTTTTCTGGCTGGGGGAGCGACATCGTGGACAGAGGTTCAGGaggaacaacagaaacataaaacaggaTGAGAATCACAGCAAATATTGTTACTGAAGCAAATTCAGATGATGATCTTAAAGATAGTATTTGTAGAAACTTTTGTAGTCCCATGTTATcgctgatgtttttattgttgttttcttgcaaAGTGATGAAAATCTAGCCAGGCTTTCTGCAAATCTGCAAACGGTTTATTAGTTGTTGTTAGTTGAAGCTCCGATTTTGCAGAAGTCTTTCTACTCACTGGAAATTTTcgcaacttttttattttaatgagatttcaTGAGATCAGACTCTGCCCAGCTGATACTCCATTGGATTTGAGGGAGCGTATCCATGAACAGCAATTTTCATGTCCTGCCACTGTTTTCCAAAGGGATTTAGGGCTaaactttgactgagccatttcAATTCTTGAATATCAGCTCTTCCATAAAAGACTAGATTTATGCAAAGTGTACACCTAACGGCTGTCCtttcaacacattttcccaGCTGAGATGTGAATCTCTGAAGTTCCCTGGTTGTTTCTCtagctgtgtttctgttgcaaATGTGTACAAAATTCTGTCTGTATTCCATTAaagtcaaaaaaacacaattttacaattgtggtgtttcctataaacaagaaatgcaattaaaatcacccatgactaagtttgttcatgcaacATGCTATGAATAATCATGACATGCAATcgtcctccaactacttcctgtcatcttctttgccGTTTGCAACAGTAGTAACAACTAATTTTGATACAGCCAAAGAAACACCTCATCTTAGCGTCAAAACTTTATGttgaaaaatgagtttttgtttttccattaagtaaatgtattttcaaaatatcaaattgcGCAATTTTAACTCAACTCTAATGGAAACGTAGCTTCTCATTAATGCTCTCTTTTCTCAGTCTGTATACTGTATTCACTTGTATCTGTTTCTCTAGGTTTTTAGCTTGCACTCTACATAATGCTGACATCATAAGATacaaagaatttattttaaaaaaatccagaggAAAGTAgccaaaatctaaaaaaaaaaaaaaattagaaaggCTTTCTAAAAATCTTGAGGACAATCATCCAAGACCAACTTAAAATGGTTCAAGAGACTCAACTGACAGCAAAATAAGAGGAAATCATATTAGGGCTATTGTAGAAGGAGTTGGAATGCCCTCAAAAAAACTCAGACGTTTTGAGATTAAGCTCAGAAATAAATGAGAAGAtatttgaaaatttctgagtttccaaAGTAAggatttttccacttttgaaactcagaaatgtcaatgattaatctcaaaatttctgagttttttcaagcatttttttgcCTTTACACAGTCAGAAATTTCTGGGATTAATctcaattttcagattttttctgtatgtgcaaattttcaacttttgaagaTCAGAAAGTTATTCTCTTTGTCTAAAACAATTCTTTaatgaatctcaaaatttctgggattttttggtggaaatttacccttcttttttctttcaatgtcCCGTACATGCCACTGTAAAAACCTCATCCACAAAGCTTTAACTGGAGAGAAATGAAGTTCTTCTAACggttttaaactctttaaaGCCAACATACCTTTCTCCATTCTTCTACTTTAATTCCTCCCATATTTTGCTGAATGATGCTAACAATAAgatctgaaagaaagaaaaaacacaatttctttaTGTAAGTGCTTTGAATGTGCAGACAGTGCtatgaaaagaataaacacTGATTCAGAGACAGTACAGCTTAAGGTTTGGGACAAGAAATGAAGCtgaagtgggggaaaaaaatccatttatcTGCTCAAAAACAGACAGGACGGATTACATggaatcagtttttttaatatccGAGGACAGTATTGTGACGGTGTTTCCTCTTCCATCAAACAGCTGTGTGTTTACTGAGAGCCGCTTGAAGCGAGCCAGCAGGACTCCAGCTGGCTCCAGCTGTCCATGTGTTTACTGTATATAGGTCAGCCGACGCTAAGCCTACCTGCTGAACGTGACTCACCTGCTCTGTTACTCAGCAGGTAAACTGATTCCTTCACACATACGCTCCAATTAGGACATCTGCTCACAGTACATCTGCCAGACGGTTGAAAAAGTGGCGGATGTTTTTGTTGATGATCTGAAAAGATTCACTTTTTATGttgatttcctctttttattttttttagaggggGCATTATTGTTTCTAGGCACATTATTCCATTTCACAgcaaaatcaagtaactgttaaattcagcagaaaaaagctatatgtatcaaatatgacttaaaagaaaatgtactttgtaatttaatacctTCACCTTAAAACTGggtctttgtctctttaagattcctgctctttctgaaactcaacCTTAAGGAAGCCATCAGatcactcctctattaacacttttttaaaggatttgttggctctagtggcctttatttgaaagtagttcgacAAAAAacagggtaatgagagagggggaagacatgcggtaAATGttgccaggctgggaatcgagcCTGTGACCACCGccacgaggactaaggcctcaggATGTAGGTCGTGCTttgcccctgtgccaccacagcaccccgaCCCCCACTACTAACCCTTTAATGAggttttttaccagcgtttcactgagtagtagctcctataatgagctcagcagacatgCAATTCTACCACCAGGAAACCACTACCActaaaaatggagtggtgtttgctaattgctgctggctagtctgaaggagctgagtgggggagttgaaggggagggctgctctgaaacatggaaactgcagctcagaggaggagcttcgacCTCGAAGTCGGGGCTAGGCTTCTTGCCTACTTCACTCAAAAGTAAAATCTACATGTCAGGCAGTAATCAGGTCTGGGTATGAAAAGTGAAACTAagaaaagttcagtttatttgtgtagcacatttcagcgacaatgcagttcaaagtgcttagtcataatttttttttaaaaacaataaacattacgTTTTGTCAGATGCTGTcaacaaaatcatcaatacacatcaaatacgTTGATTATTGTTCCAGTTGCTAATCAAAGGCAGGTCTGAACAGGTGAAtctttagccttgatttaaaggaactcaagtgtttcagctgttttgcagttttcttaaAGTTTGTTCCAGACTAAGCCAAGAAATGTGATTGGTCATAGATAATTTATGGTTTAAGAAGGAGTTAATTTTTCATATGGCGGTTTgggtatttttttctccccttaaTTGTTCAAATCGCCCTTTGAAAACGGACTTTTGTTCACTAAGGTTGTCTAtgatataatttatttacataaaacattcaaGTCTCAAGAAaccaattaaatgttttatgttcacCCTTTCCTGATTTAGCACTAGACAATGTCAAGTTTAATTGAATTATCAGATctcttaaatatatttgtaaaagtaCTGTgtttctgaacagaaacacagtAAATTATTTAGGtgattgaattattttacaccataaaaaatAACGCAGAAGgtgtaaacaaacagaacaagCAGACGGAGGCCAGTTTATCATGTGAACGCTGACACAGCTGTCACACTAGACTCACCATCAGAGGACAGAGAAGTGACCCAGATTAACCCCAGGGATGCTTAGCAACGGCCTATTCTTACCTGACCCAAACATTTACATCTTTCTTAGTTTACAAACAGATTCATCCATCATTAGACATTAG containing:
- the LOC103461258 gene encoding prominin-1-A-like; this encodes MGGIKVEEWRKPENVVLLLQWIHYESGFLICAIFGIVFVVLTPIIATCFCMCRCCDNCGGEMHQRQRKNADCHRGFFTASLIATTIFIM